From one Flavobacterium sp. N502536 genomic stretch:
- a CDS encoding GNAT family N-acetyltransferase codes for MKLQIQELTTVEEMLGQIETMRFLYPKLTVEKYTAYLLDMIPHNYIQIGVFEDGVCLGITGCWSGTKLWTGKYLEIDNFVVNPEVRSKGIGKLLTDYIEQKALDLDCSSIVLDAFTGNFAAHRFYYNQGYGPKGFHFVKILDEKKLTQ; via the coding sequence ATGAAACTACAAATACAAGAACTCACTACAGTCGAAGAAATGCTGGGACAAATTGAAACCATGCGATTTCTTTATCCAAAGCTTACCGTTGAAAAGTACACCGCCTATCTTTTAGACATGATTCCTCATAACTACATCCAGATCGGAGTTTTTGAAGATGGAGTTTGTTTGGGAATTACCGGTTGCTGGTCGGGTACAAAACTATGGACAGGAAAATATCTCGAAATAGACAATTTTGTTGTAAATCCTGAGGTTAGATCAAAAGGTATAGGCAAATTACTAACGGATTATATCGAACAAAAAGCTTTAGATTTAGATTGCAGCAGTATCGTTTTGGATGCTTTTACCGGAAATTTTGCTGCACATCGTTTCTATTACAATCAAGGATACGGACCAAAAGGTTTCCACTTTGTTAAAATTTTGGACGAAAAAAAATTAACCCAATAA
- a CDS encoding lipopolysaccharide biosynthesis protein, producing the protein MGLYKNLFKQTAIYGLATVLPRMLSFLLVRLYTGILPTAEYGEVSIVLSWMVFFNVVLSYGMETAFFRFYSAEEDKKNVIATSTISIFWSSIIFLFAALIFRNTLATLAEVDVQYITYTVWILVLDALVLIPFSKLRANQRPMVYAAIKIGNVIINLLLNIFFLMYLPKLAASNPNSVWDNLYVENFQIAYIFIANLMASLATFIVLSPNYLSLGRKFDPVLWKKMMKYGLPILVAGLAFAVNEHFDKILLGYLLPENLAKSEVGAYSACYKLGLFMVLFATAFRLGIEPFFFSHAKNENAPQTYAVITKYFVILGSLILLGVIVFADVLKYLLLDNKSYWEAMKVVPLIILANFFLGIYNNLSVWYKLTDKTQIGAYISIVGAIVTLVLNYVLIPKYSYYGSAIATISAYGSMMLISYILGNRYYPIPYDMNKIGAYLGISIVFSAISFYGFRENYFVGIPLFLGFVYFVYHNEKQTIKGIMNKK; encoded by the coding sequence TTGGGATTATATAAAAATCTATTCAAACAAACTGCTATTTACGGACTAGCGACGGTTTTGCCGAGAATGCTAAGTTTTCTATTAGTGCGATTATATACTGGTATTTTACCAACTGCAGAATACGGTGAGGTATCCATTGTTTTGTCTTGGATGGTTTTCTTTAATGTGGTGCTTTCCTATGGAATGGAAACAGCATTTTTTAGATTTTATAGTGCCGAAGAAGATAAGAAAAATGTAATAGCAACGTCAACCATTTCGATATTTTGGTCGTCCATCATCTTCTTGTTTGCCGCCTTAATTTTTAGAAATACTCTGGCAACTCTGGCCGAAGTGGATGTGCAGTACATCACCTATACCGTGTGGATCCTGGTGTTAGATGCTTTGGTTTTAATTCCTTTTTCTAAATTAAGAGCCAATCAGCGGCCTATGGTTTATGCGGCCATTAAAATTGGTAATGTAATAATCAACTTATTGCTGAACATTTTTTTCCTGATGTATCTTCCTAAACTGGCAGCATCAAACCCGAATTCTGTTTGGGATAATTTGTATGTTGAGAATTTCCAGATTGCCTACATATTCATTGCAAATCTGATGGCAAGTTTAGCCACTTTTATTGTGCTTTCACCAAACTATCTTTCGCTTGGACGAAAATTTGATCCGGTACTTTGGAAAAAAATGATGAAATACGGATTGCCTATTTTAGTTGCAGGACTTGCATTTGCGGTTAACGAACATTTCGATAAAATTTTATTGGGCTATTTGTTACCGGAGAATCTTGCAAAATCGGAGGTTGGTGCTTATTCCGCCTGTTACAAACTTGGATTGTTTATGGTTTTGTTTGCAACAGCTTTTAGATTAGGTATAGAACCTTTCTTTTTCAGTCATGCAAAAAACGAAAACGCACCTCAGACCTATGCCGTAATTACTAAATATTTCGTCATTCTGGGTTCGTTGATTTTATTGGGAGTTATTGTATTTGCCGATGTTTTAAAATATTTATTACTCGATAATAAATCCTATTGGGAAGCAATGAAAGTAGTGCCGTTAATCATTCTGGCGAATTTCTTTTTGGGAATTTACAACAACCTGTCGGTTTGGTATAAACTAACAGACAAAACACAAATAGGGGCTTATATCTCAATCGTAGGAGCAATTGTAACACTGGTTTTAAATTATGTTTTAATTCCAAAATACAGTTATTACGGTTCTGCAATTGCGACCATTTCTGCTTACGGAAGTATGATGCTGATTTCTTATATTTTAGGAAACAGATACTATCCGATACCTTATGATATGAACAAAATTGGAGCTTATCTGGGAATTTCAATTGTATTTTCGGCTATTTCTTTTTATGGATTTAGAGAAAATTATTTTGTTGGAATCCCATTATTTTTAGGCTTTGTCTATTTTGTGTATCATAACGAAAAACAAACGATCAAAGGAATCATGAATAAAAAGTAA
- the atpG gene encoding ATP synthase F1 subunit gamma, which produces MANLKEIRNRITSVSSTMQITSAMKMVSAAKLKKAQDAITAMRPYAEKLTELLQNLSATLDGEVGGDYTTQREVKKVLLVAITSNRGLCGAFNTNVIKEVKSRTDFYAGKQVDVFAIGKKGNDVLSKTHKVHGHHNAIFDHLTFENVAGIADNLTEKFLSGEYDRIELIYNQFKNAATQIVQTEQFLPLAPIKSDTAVSTGDYIFEPSKEEIVLTLIPKSLKTQLYKGIRDSFASEHGARMTAMHKATDNATELRNQLKLTYNKARQASITNEILEIVGGAEALNG; this is translated from the coding sequence ATGGCAAATTTAAAGGAAATCCGTAATAGAATTACTTCCGTTTCATCGACGATGCAAATTACATCGGCTATGAAAATGGTTTCTGCTGCAAAGCTTAAGAAAGCACAAGATGCAATCACTGCAATGCGCCCTTATGCCGAGAAATTAACGGAGTTGTTGCAAAATCTTTCCGCTACACTTGATGGTGAAGTTGGAGGTGATTACACTACACAACGTGAAGTAAAAAAAGTATTGCTTGTAGCTATAACTTCAAACAGAGGTTTATGTGGTGCATTTAATACTAACGTAATTAAAGAGGTTAAGAGTCGTACCGATTTTTATGCCGGAAAACAAGTGGACGTTTTTGCTATTGGTAAAAAAGGAAATGATGTTTTAAGCAAAACACATAAGGTACACGGTCATCATAATGCAATTTTTGATCATTTAACTTTTGAAAATGTTGCCGGAATTGCTGATAATTTAACGGAGAAATTCTTGTCTGGAGAATACGACAGAATCGAATTGATCTACAATCAGTTTAAAAATGCTGCGACACAAATCGTTCAAACAGAACAATTTTTACCGTTAGCGCCAATTAAATCTGATACAGCAGTTTCTACAGGAGATTATATTTTCGAACCTTCAAAAGAAGAAATCGTGTTGACTTTGATTCCAAAATCATTAAAAACACAATTATATAAAGGAATCCGCGATTCATTTGCTTCAGAACACGGAGCACGTATGACAGCAATGCACAAAGCAACTGACAACGCTACTGAATTAAGAAACCAATTGAAATTGACTTACAACAAAGCACGTCAGGCTTCTATTACAAACGAAATCTTAGAGATCGTTGGTGGAGCGGAAGCTTTGAACGGATAA
- a CDS encoding sugar phosphate nucleotidyltransferase: MKIIVPMAGRGSRLRPHTLTVPKPLIPVAGKSIVHRLVEDIAKILKEPIEEVAFILGDPAFFGDDLVASLEELAGSLGAKASIYRQDLPLGTGHAIMCAKESLSGPAVIAYADTLIRADFELDPSADAVIWVKQVDQPEAFGVVKLNANNEIIELVEKPKEFVSDLAVIGIYYFKEVGDLKKELQGVLDNNIQNGGEYQINDGIKAMMANGKVFKTGSVDEWMDCGNKDVTVETNSRMLGFLHNDGEHLVDYDVKLENSTIIPPCYIGENVVLKNATVGPNVSIGKGCHVVDSSISNSLIQTYSQIKNAHLDNAMIGNHVVYDGKFTSVSIGDYSVLE; encoded by the coding sequence ATGAAGATAATCGTTCCAATGGCAGGTCGTGGATCAAGACTTAGACCACATACTTTAACCGTTCCAAAACCATTAATTCCTGTTGCAGGTAAATCGATCGTGCATCGATTGGTGGAGGACATTGCTAAAATCTTAAAAGAACCAATCGAAGAAGTTGCTTTTATTTTAGGAGACCCGGCTTTTTTTGGAGACGATCTTGTAGCAAGTTTAGAAGAATTAGCAGGAAGTTTAGGAGCTAAGGCTTCCATCTACCGTCAGGATTTACCTTTAGGAACAGGTCATGCAATTATGTGTGCCAAAGAATCATTATCAGGTCCGGCAGTAATTGCTTACGCAGATACTTTAATCAGAGCCGACTTTGAATTAGATCCTTCTGCCGATGCTGTTATTTGGGTGAAACAAGTAGATCAGCCGGAAGCATTTGGTGTTGTAAAATTAAATGCCAATAATGAAATTATAGAATTAGTAGAAAAACCAAAAGAATTCGTTAGTGATTTAGCGGTTATTGGAATCTATTATTTTAAAGAAGTAGGTGATTTGAAAAAAGAACTTCAGGGAGTTTTGGATAACAACATCCAAAATGGTGGAGAATATCAGATCAACGACGGAATTAAAGCAATGATGGCTAACGGTAAAGTTTTTAAAACCGGTAGTGTTGATGAATGGATGGATTGCGGAAATAAAGATGTTACCGTTGAAACCAATTCAAGAATGTTAGGATTCTTACATAATGACGGTGAACATTTAGTAGATTATGATGTGAAACTAGAGAATTCTACCATCATCCCACCGTGTTACATTGGTGAAAACGTAGTGTTGAAAAATGCAACAGTTGGTCCAAATGTATCCATTGGTAAAGGCTGCCACGTTGTAGACAGTTCAATCAGCAACAGTTTGATTCAAACCTATTCTCAAATAAAAAATGCGCATCTTGACAATGCAATGATTGGTAATCATGTTGTTTATGATGGTAAATTTACCAGCGTAAGTATTGGTGATTATTCGGTTTTAGAATAG
- the dut gene encoding dUTP diphosphatase: MKIQIINKSQHALPNYETIASAGMDLRANLTEVITLKPLERTIVKTGLFIELPIGYEAQVRPRSGLAAKKGVTVLNSPGTVDADYRGEIGVILVNLSNEEFVIENGERIAQLIIAKHERAEWIEVKELSETSRGEGGFGSTGVK, translated from the coding sequence ATGAAAATACAAATTATCAATAAATCACAGCACGCTTTACCCAACTACGAAACGATCGCTTCGGCGGGAATGGATTTGCGTGCCAATTTAACGGAAGTTATTACGTTAAAACCTTTAGAAAGAACCATTGTAAAAACCGGACTTTTTATAGAGTTGCCTATTGGCTATGAAGCACAGGTGCGACCAAGAAGCGGATTGGCTGCGAAAAAAGGAGTAACCGTTTTAAACTCTCCGGGAACCGTTGATGCAGATTATAGAGGCGAAATAGGCGTAATTTTAGTAAATTTATCCAATGAAGAATTTGTAATTGAAAATGGAGAGCGAATAGCACAACTTATAATCGCAAAGCATGAAAGAGCGGAGTGGATTGAAGTTAAAGAGCTTTCTGAAACCTCAAGAGGAGAAGGTGGATTTGGCAGTACGGGAGTGAAATAG